One genomic window of Deltaproteobacteria bacterium includes the following:
- the guaA gene encoding glutamine-hydrolyzing GMP synthase, producing the protein MILILDFGSQYTQLIARRVREAKVYCEIHPYNIAIDRVRQMQPEGIILSGGPASVYAAGAPLPDPRILDTPVPVLGICYGMNVLFQLSDGVVTRADRREFGSARLIVDDVSDLFAGFSADSETRVWMSHGDKMESLPRGWRVLAHSVNSPIAAGRDGSGRFYGLQFHPEVVHSERGTEVLRNFLFRICRCNPNWTMEGFIERETQHIRERVGEQHVVCGLSGGVDSAVVALLLHRAIGKQLTCVFVDNGLLRKDEAEQVVRVFSGLGLNLRHADASAQFLDNLAGVEDPEKKRRIIGHTFIEVFEEEAKTLPDAQFLAQGTLYPDVIESVSFKGPSATIKSHHNVGGLPERMRLKLIEPLRELFKDEARVLGKLLGLPDEIVSRQPFPGPGLAIRIIGSVDAAGLTILRAADAIVDEEVRAAGLYERVWQTFAVLLPVKTVGVMGDERTYENVIAIRGVESVDGMTADWARLPYDLLGRMSTRIVNEVRGVNRVVYDISSKPPATIEWE; encoded by the coding sequence ATGATTTTAATTCTCGACTTCGGCAGCCAATATACCCAGCTCATCGCCAGACGGGTGCGCGAGGCCAAGGTCTACTGCGAAATCCATCCGTACAACATTGCTATCGACCGCGTCCGGCAGATGCAGCCCGAGGGTATTATTCTCTCCGGCGGACCAGCGAGCGTCTACGCCGCAGGGGCGCCGTTGCCGGACCCGCGTATTTTGGACACGCCCGTGCCTGTCCTGGGCATCTGCTACGGCATGAACGTCTTGTTTCAGCTCTCCGATGGCGTGGTCACGCGAGCGGATCGGCGTGAATTCGGCTCCGCTCGGTTGATCGTCGACGATGTCAGCGACCTGTTTGCCGGCTTTTCTGCGGACAGTGAAACGCGCGTGTGGATGAGTCACGGTGACAAGATGGAGTCTCTGCCGCGCGGCTGGCGCGTGTTAGCGCACTCTGTCAATTCTCCCATCGCTGCCGGGCGAGACGGTTCCGGTCGGTTCTACGGGTTGCAATTTCACCCTGAAGTCGTCCACAGTGAACGCGGGACAGAAGTGCTGCGGAACTTTCTTTTTCGTATTTGCCGTTGCAACCCGAACTGGACCATGGAAGGCTTCATCGAACGCGAAACTCAACACATCCGCGAGCGGGTTGGCGAGCAGCATGTCGTGTGCGGCCTCAGCGGTGGCGTCGATTCCGCCGTCGTGGCGTTGTTGCTCCATCGTGCTATCGGCAAGCAGCTCACTTGTGTGTTCGTGGATAATGGGCTGCTGCGTAAGGACGAGGCCGAGCAAGTGGTTCGGGTGTTTTCTGGACTAGGTCTGAACCTTCGTCATGCGGATGCGTCGGCACAGTTTCTCGATAATTTGGCGGGAGTCGAGGACCCGGAGAAAAAGCGCCGCATCATCGGTCATACGTTCATCGAGGTCTTCGAGGAAGAGGCGAAAACTCTGCCGGACGCGCAGTTTTTGGCGCAAGGCACTTTATATCCCGACGTGATCGAATCGGTGTCGTTCAAGGGGCCTTCGGCGACGATTAAGAGTCACCACAATGTCGGGGGTTTGCCGGAACGCATGCGTCTGAAGCTGATCGAGCCTTTGCGAGAGCTGTTCAAAGACGAGGCACGGGTGCTGGGGAAGCTCCTCGGCCTGCCGGATGAAATTGTTAGTCGCCAACCGTTCCCCGGTCCGGGACTGGCTATCCGTATCATAGGTTCGGTCGATGCTGCGGGCTTGACGATTCTGCGCGCGGCGGATGCCATTGTGGACGAAGAAGTCCGCGCCGCCGGTTTGTACGAGCGAGTGTGGCAAACGTTTGCCGTGTTACTGCCGGTCAAGACAGTGGGGGTCATGGGCGATGAACGGACGTACGAAAACGTGATTGCCATCCGCGGCGTAGAAAGCGTGGACGGCATGACAGCGGACTGGGCGCGCTTGCCGTACGACCTGCTGGGGCGTATGTCAACGCGGATCGTCAACGAAGTGCGCGGGGTCAACCGGGTGGTGTACGACATTTCGTCCAAACCCCCGGCGACGATTGAGTGGGAATAG
- the dnaE gene encoding DNA polymerase III subunit alpha, whose amino-acid sequence MGFVHLHLHTQYSLLDGANKIKNLMPQVQAYGMPAVAITDHGNMFGAIEFYRTAAQHGVKPIVGCEMYLAPKSRRDRSPVRADDYEGGGNFHLVLLAMNLEGYQNLCRLVSAGYQEGFYHKPRVDKELLREHNKGILALSGCLSGEVARAMLVGKEQLAREVAQEYAAIFDDRFYIEIQANHLPEQEKINPALIELARELSLPLVATNDCHYLKAEDAEAHEVLLCVQSGKVWSDEKRWKFGTNQLYVKSSEEMIAEFFHCPEAVANTLEVAKRCELELKFNNFYFPIFAVPKEETLEEVLDREADQGLTARFAQIRANGLEISEEKEQVYRDRLTFELRTIKDMGFAGYFLIVADFIGYAKSQGIPVGPGRGSVAGCLVAFSLKITDVDPIRYQLLFERFLNPGRKSMPDIDVDFCFERRDEVIRYIKEKYGADKVAQIITFGTLKGKQAIKDVGRVLEFSYGETDRIAKLYPAPKQGKDFPLEAALEMEPRLRELREKGDKEKKLFDYAFKLEGLLRHASKHAAGIVISPTPLVDHLPLFVDKEGSVLTQYAGPEVDTIGLIKFDFLGLKTLTLLNNTVVRIRKNRGQEVDLSALPLADRKTYQALTRGDTVGVFQMEGSGIRKLITQLKPNCFEDIVAVIALFRPGPLDSGAAEQFIKRKNGKEPISYPHPLLEPVLRETYGVTIYQEQVMQIAQVLAGYSLEDADNLRRAMGKKKKEVMQEERARFLKGTANKKLPDKLAGEIFDQMETFAAYGFNKSHAAAYAFVSYQTAYLKTHYPQEFLASLMSIEMGDINKTYKNIAECRLQNIPVLPPDVNESDENFTVSGESIRFGLGAVRGVGSKAIEVMQTARQDGAFPDLNDFCSRVRGSQVNKRVMESLIKCGALDSFKASRAQLMAGLEEAVKWAERHANGGAKAAQLGLFGVGSGLGQDGRPLLPTVAEWEDIDKLRHERETLGFFITGHPLDKYATRLFGVVSLTTESLKNRQHQEKVKLAGVIHSLKLKNNKKGDRYATFTFEDKEGVVEVIVWPEAYRKHDATIHADLPVCLSGTLDVDEERYQIIADEVTPLESVATDEVRQVHIQVPSDVTTKEDLVALRDVLVQHQGNCQAFLHLMRPDYSETVIALPQDLHVAPSRAMVVAIERLFGSGVASFR is encoded by the coding sequence ATGGGCTTTGTCCATCTACATCTACACACGCAATACAGCCTGCTCGACGGCGCGAATAAGATTAAGAATCTGATGCCGCAGGTGCAGGCGTACGGGATGCCGGCGGTGGCGATTACCGATCATGGCAATATGTTCGGTGCCATCGAGTTCTATCGCACCGCCGCTCAGCATGGAGTGAAGCCCATCGTCGGCTGCGAAATGTACCTGGCACCGAAGAGCCGCCGTGATCGCAGTCCGGTCAGGGCAGACGACTATGAGGGTGGAGGGAATTTCCACCTCGTCCTGTTAGCGATGAATCTGGAGGGCTACCAGAATCTCTGTCGCTTAGTGTCCGCCGGATACCAGGAAGGGTTTTATCACAAGCCGCGCGTGGATAAGGAACTGTTGCGTGAACACAATAAAGGCATCTTAGCCCTCTCCGGCTGTTTGAGCGGTGAAGTGGCGCGCGCCATGCTGGTGGGGAAAGAGCAACTGGCCCGTGAAGTCGCGCAAGAGTATGCGGCAATTTTCGATGATCGCTTTTATATCGAAATCCAAGCCAACCATTTGCCCGAACAAGAAAAGATCAACCCCGCGCTCATCGAGCTGGCGAGAGAGTTATCCCTGCCGCTCGTGGCGACCAACGATTGCCACTATCTGAAGGCCGAAGACGCGGAGGCCCACGAAGTGCTGCTGTGCGTGCAGAGCGGCAAAGTGTGGTCTGACGAGAAACGCTGGAAATTCGGCACCAACCAGCTCTATGTCAAATCGTCCGAGGAGATGATCGCCGAGTTTTTCCACTGCCCGGAAGCGGTGGCGAATACGCTGGAAGTCGCTAAACGCTGCGAATTAGAGCTGAAGTTCAACAACTTTTATTTCCCTATTTTCGCCGTTCCCAAGGAAGAAACTTTAGAGGAGGTGCTGGATCGTGAGGCAGACCAAGGTTTAACCGCTCGCTTCGCGCAAATACGCGCCAACGGCCTCGAGATCTCCGAGGAAAAAGAACAGGTCTATCGTGACCGGTTGACGTTCGAGCTGCGCACCATTAAAGACATGGGCTTTGCCGGTTACTTCCTGATTGTCGCCGACTTCATCGGCTATGCGAAGTCTCAGGGCATTCCCGTCGGACCGGGGCGTGGTTCCGTTGCCGGTTGTCTGGTCGCGTTCTCCTTGAAAATTACCGATGTCGATCCCATCCGTTATCAGCTGCTGTTCGAGCGGTTTCTCAATCCCGGACGGAAGAGCATGCCGGATATCGACGTGGACTTCTGCTTCGAGCGGCGCGACGAAGTGATCCGCTACATCAAAGAAAAATACGGTGCCGACAAGGTCGCCCAGATCATTACCTTCGGCACGCTCAAGGGGAAACAGGCGATCAAGGACGTGGGCCGCGTCCTGGAGTTTTCCTACGGCGAGACCGACCGCATCGCCAAACTCTATCCCGCGCCGAAGCAAGGGAAGGACTTTCCTCTTGAAGCGGCCTTGGAGATGGAGCCACGGCTGCGCGAGCTGCGGGAGAAGGGCGACAAAGAGAAAAAGCTGTTCGACTACGCCTTCAAACTCGAAGGCTTGTTACGCCACGCTTCCAAACACGCTGCGGGTATCGTGATCTCGCCGACTCCGTTGGTGGACCATTTGCCGCTGTTTGTCGATAAGGAAGGCAGCGTGTTGACGCAGTATGCCGGCCCGGAAGTCGATACGATCGGGCTGATTAAGTTCGACTTCCTCGGCTTGAAGACGCTGACGCTGCTGAATAACACCGTGGTGCGTATCCGTAAAAATCGCGGACAGGAAGTCGATCTTAGCGCGTTGCCGCTGGCTGACCGCAAAACCTACCAAGCGTTGACGCGCGGCGATACAGTCGGGGTCTTCCAAATGGAAGGGAGCGGCATCAGAAAACTGATTACTCAGCTCAAGCCCAACTGCTTCGAAGATATTGTCGCGGTCATTGCGCTCTTCCGCCCGGGACCGCTCGACAGCGGTGCCGCCGAACAGTTCATCAAACGTAAAAATGGCAAGGAGCCCATCTCGTATCCGCATCCGCTGCTCGAACCGGTGCTGAGAGAGACCTACGGCGTAACCATTTACCAAGAGCAGGTCATGCAGATTGCCCAGGTGCTGGCTGGCTATTCGTTGGAAGATGCCGATAACTTGCGTCGTGCGATGGGCAAGAAGAAAAAGGAAGTCATGCAGGAAGAGCGCGCGCGCTTCCTGAAAGGAACGGCGAACAAGAAGCTGCCTGACAAGCTCGCTGGCGAAATTTTCGACCAAATGGAAACTTTTGCCGCGTACGGGTTCAATAAATCCCATGCGGCGGCGTACGCCTTTGTGTCCTACCAGACGGCGTATCTGAAGACTCATTATCCGCAAGAGTTTCTGGCCTCGCTCATGAGTATCGAAATGGGCGACATCAATAAAACCTACAAGAACATTGCCGAGTGTCGCTTGCAGAACATCCCGGTCTTGCCGCCTGACGTGAACGAGAGCGATGAGAATTTCACGGTGAGCGGCGAGAGCATCCGGTTCGGCCTTGGCGCGGTTCGTGGGGTCGGATCGAAAGCGATTGAAGTGATGCAAACGGCCCGACAGGATGGGGCGTTTCCTGACCTGAACGACTTTTGCTCGCGCGTGCGTGGGTCGCAGGTCAATAAGCGGGTGATGGAAAGCTTGATTAAATGTGGGGCCTTGGATTCGTTCAAGGCGTCGCGGGCGCAACTGATGGCCGGGCTGGAAGAGGCGGTCAAATGGGCGGAGCGCCACGCCAATGGCGGTGCAAAAGCGGCGCAGTTGGGGCTGTTCGGTGTTGGGAGTGGCCTGGGCCAGGATGGTCGTCCGCTGCTGCCTACGGTGGCGGAATGGGAAGATATCGATAAGCTGCGGCACGAGCGAGAGACGCTGGGATTTTTCATTACCGGGCATCCCCTCGATAAATATGCGACCCGTTTGTTCGGCGTCGTGTCGTTGACGACTGAGTCGTTGAAAAACCGCCAGCATCAAGAGAAGGTCAAGCTCGCCGGCGTGATCCATTCGCTCAAGCTCAAGAACAATAAAAAGGGCGACCGCTACGCCACGTTCACCTTCGAGGATAAGGAGGGGGTCGTCGAGGTGATTGTGTGGCCGGAAGCCTATCGGAAACACGATGCGACCATTCATGCCGATCTTCCCGTGTGTCTGAGCGGAACCTTGGATGTTGACGAGGAGCGTTACCAAATCATTGCCGATGAGGTGACACCGCTGGAGTCCGTGGCCACGGACGAGGTGCGACAGGTGCATATCCAAGTGCCGTCGGACGTGACCACTAAGGAAGATCTTGTCGCCTTGCGTGATGTGCTCGTGCAACATCAGGGGAACTGCCAAGCGTTTCTCCATTTGATGCGACCGGATTACAGCGAAACCGTCATCGCTTTGCCGCAAGACCTCCATGTCGCGCCCTCGCGTGCGATGGTAGTGGCGATCGAGCGCTTGTTCGGCTCCGGAGTAGCATCCTTCCGGTAA
- the hflX gene encoding GTPase HflX → MGRQRDPLNEQSEAKNYSLRSTPERVVLVGVQRPLRAKAPGEHVRFLSEESLEELARLSDTAGLEVAGRVVQNLRDGIHPATFIGTGKVGEVKEAIAEQHGQAVIFDDDLSPAQQRNLEKALGVKVVDRSQLILDIFAQHAKSLAGKLQVELAQLEYLRPRLTRQWVHLSRLGGGGVGTRGPGETQLEVDRRRLRERIATLHRRLADVERTRTLQRQERTRTPFPCVALVGYTNAGKSTLMNTLTRAGVLVEDKLFATLDPTSRRLDLPSGQPVMLIDTVGFINKLPHQLIDAFKSTLEEVRSADLLLHVVDATHSRWEEQKAVVEEVLAEIGAEGKPVLTVLNKLDLRVDTPDDDIEHPWQRAAALARSHGESGVPDVFGISALTGAGLPPLLDAIARRLEHGHEVVQVDLPLGAGKMLAWLRRSGKVLEEAYSETAVSVTASVSSKIAGQLRKQIAAGVLD, encoded by the coding sequence ATGGGACGACAACGAGATCCACTGAACGAACAATCCGAGGCGAAAAACTATTCGCTACGCTCGACGCCTGAACGCGTTGTTTTGGTTGGAGTCCAGCGCCCGCTGCGAGCGAAAGCTCCGGGAGAGCATGTGCGTTTCTTATCTGAGGAATCCTTAGAAGAGTTGGCGCGCCTGAGCGACACGGCGGGGCTCGAAGTGGCGGGGCGCGTCGTGCAAAACCTCCGCGATGGCATTCATCCCGCGACGTTTATTGGCACGGGTAAAGTCGGTGAAGTGAAGGAGGCGATTGCCGAACAGCACGGCCAGGCGGTCATTTTCGACGACGATCTGTCCCCTGCCCAACAACGCAATCTCGAAAAAGCCTTGGGTGTCAAAGTCGTGGATCGCAGCCAACTGATCCTCGACATCTTCGCGCAGCACGCCAAAAGTCTGGCAGGAAAACTTCAGGTGGAGCTGGCGCAATTAGAGTACCTACGACCGCGTTTGACGCGCCAGTGGGTACATCTTTCGCGTCTCGGCGGTGGCGGCGTGGGGACGCGCGGCCCTGGGGAGACCCAGCTTGAGGTGGACCGCCGCCGGCTGCGGGAACGCATCGCGACCTTGCACCGCCGTCTGGCCGATGTCGAGCGCACGCGCACCTTGCAACGGCAGGAACGTACGCGCACGCCGTTTCCCTGCGTGGCGCTGGTAGGCTATACCAATGCCGGGAAATCGACCTTGATGAATACGCTGACCCGCGCCGGGGTCTTGGTGGAAGATAAACTGTTTGCCACGCTCGATCCCACCAGTCGCCGACTCGATTTACCTAGTGGGCAGCCGGTCATGCTGATCGACACTGTAGGGTTTATTAACAAACTGCCGCATCAACTGATCGACGCGTTTAAGAGCACGCTGGAAGAGGTGCGCTCCGCCGACCTGTTGCTCCATGTCGTAGATGCCACCCACTCGCGGTGGGAAGAACAGAAAGCCGTGGTGGAGGAGGTGCTAGCGGAAATCGGTGCCGAGGGGAAACCCGTGCTGACGGTTTTGAACAAGCTCGATCTCCGCGTCGATACGCCCGACGACGATATCGAGCACCCGTGGCAGCGGGCCGCCGCGCTCGCTCGCTCGCATGGCGAGAGTGGCGTACCCGACGTGTTTGGGATTTCGGCCCTGACCGGCGCGGGCCTCCCGCCGTTACTCGACGCCATTGCGCGCCGGCTAGAACACGGGCATGAAGTGGTCCAGGTCGATTTGCCTTTAGGCGCGGGGAAAATGCTAGCCTGGTTGCGCCGGAGCGGCAAAGTGCTAGAAGAGGCATACTCCGAAACCGCCGTGAGCGTGACCGCCTCGGTGTCCAGCAAGATCGCCGGACAGTTACGCAAGCAGATCGCTGCCGGAGTGCTGGACTGA
- a CDS encoding CDP-alcohol phosphatidyltransferase family protein produces MSSSAILTLPNLITLLRIGAIPLFLIFLADERYSEALLVFVLAGVTDSIDGAVARWTNSRTVFGAYIDPLADKLLLASSFLILAFLGFLPRWLAILVISRDVITLCGFAVLYRITGHWIDVRPTLMGKASTFLQLLTVTLTLLILHNPDWEIPYVKPAALMLTGGTITVSGFQYVARALLWLNEHDEKSEDEWKRAEESAPATRDASRRRYSA; encoded by the coding sequence TTGTCGTCTTCTGCGATTCTTACCCTCCCCAATCTGATTACCCTGCTGCGCATCGGGGCGATTCCGCTCTTTCTGATTTTCTTAGCCGATGAGCGCTATTCCGAAGCCTTGCTCGTCTTCGTTCTCGCTGGCGTAACGGATTCGATCGACGGGGCGGTCGCGCGGTGGACGAATTCCCGCACGGTCTTCGGCGCTTATATCGATCCGCTGGCGGATAAGTTACTGCTCGCCAGCTCTTTTTTGATCTTGGCCTTCCTCGGTTTCCTGCCTCGCTGGTTGGCGATTTTGGTCATCAGCCGAGATGTCATTACCCTCTGTGGCTTTGCCGTATTATATCGGATTACCGGGCATTGGATTGACGTGCGCCCGACGCTGATGGGCAAGGCGAGTACGTTCTTGCAGTTGCTGACGGTGACGCTGACCTTGCTGATCCTCCATAATCCCGATTGGGAGATCCCCTACGTCAAGCCGGCGGCCTTGATGTTGACCGGAGGCACGATCACCGTCTCTGGGTTTCAATACGTAGCACGGGCTTTGCTGTGGCTGAACGAACACGACGAGAAATCCGAGGACGAGTGGAAACGCGCGGAAGAGTCGGCACCGGCGACCCGCGACGCGAGTCGGCGCCGGTATTCGGCGTAG
- a CDS encoding ferritin-like domain-containing protein, producing MMELFRKGVEGQWSASQLDWDRPLLLDRHEKEAFAHVLTPVYLGEQAAMLGASSVIPQFFAAHQTEAQLYVATFLLDEARHFETLTRFYHKIEQRPLEVRDLKVMFRYQARLFKARDKTEWLWGILVSDILARHFYSILVKAHPGSLFADIGSRIVTDEARHLAFAELYLKAALQQTPELKPTFLKMREELVRLIREIYAGVKEKAILIGLNETELFDRLTQDIEKKVQRLHLTDTEQDAEE from the coding sequence ATGATGGAACTTTTTCGCAAGGGTGTGGAAGGGCAGTGGTCAGCGTCTCAGTTGGATTGGGATCGACCGCTTCTGCTGGATCGGCATGAAAAGGAGGCCTTTGCGCATGTGCTCACGCCGGTCTACTTGGGAGAGCAAGCGGCGATGCTCGGTGCCAGTTCTGTCATCCCGCAGTTCTTTGCCGCGCATCAGACGGAAGCCCAGCTCTATGTAGCGACCTTCTTATTGGATGAAGCCCGCCATTTCGAGACGCTGACGCGCTTTTATCACAAAATAGAACAACGCCCCTTGGAAGTACGAGACCTCAAGGTGATGTTCCGCTACCAGGCGCGGTTGTTCAAAGCCCGCGATAAAACAGAATGGCTCTGGGGCATCCTCGTCAGCGATATTCTCGCGCGGCATTTTTATAGCATTCTTGTTAAAGCACACCCAGGGTCGCTGTTTGCCGACATTGGGAGTCGCATCGTGACTGATGAAGCACGGCACCTCGCCTTTGCCGAGCTGTATCTCAAAGCGGCGCTGCAACAGACGCCGGAGTTGAAACCGACGTTCCTGAAGATGCGCGAGGAATTGGTGCGCCTCATCCGGGAAATTTACGCCGGCGTCAAGGAAAAGGCGATATTGATCGGTCTCAATGAAACCGAGTTGTTTGACCGACTCACCCAGGACATCGAGAAGAAGGTGCAACGATTGCACCTGACCGACACCGAGCAGGATGCCGAGGAGTGA
- a CDS encoding 3-hydroxy-3-methylglutaryl-CoA reductase, translated as MPRWPRTNRADAVAQRQERLRALPHWDAAHRHVLSWPVPAEVLGNFQECLTGHMVLPVGIVGPLGINLGDYTLDGVGNVQEKSRGKDQVYVPLAHTEGGLSASVQRGVSALAVSGGVRTHVVADRMTRDSCFVFRTTEEALKLARWAAEQAPAMSDWLQDPTNALRHPEAATEQRASSALISSHAILREIETHVVGPMCHLLYRFTTGDACGPNMMTRNAYALNHAFVLSRFPQETGVMPLHVFLETNMGGDKKPSYAFFQFPGHGKVVVAEATLSGDVLRRVLHVTADEVVALEHAGLHGSHASGMQSFAFTPASAVAAIFAATGQDLGMVGTSSMAQLTATRVGDGIHLSIRFSGLEVGTVGGGTGLPHAQAYLQLMNCLGPGKVYRFAQIIAATALCLELSASASMAATGSRNFVQAHAERGGIR; from the coding sequence TTGCCGCGCTGGCCGCGGACTAATCGCGCTGATGCCGTCGCGCAGCGGCAAGAACGCCTGCGCGCTCTTCCTCATTGGGACGCTGCTCACCGGCATGTGCTCTCGTGGCCGGTTCCTGCCGAAGTCTTAGGCAATTTTCAAGAATGCTTGACCGGTCACATGGTGTTGCCGGTGGGGATTGTCGGTCCTCTCGGCATTAATCTTGGCGACTACACGTTGGACGGCGTCGGGAACGTACAGGAAAAGAGCAGGGGAAAAGACCAGGTGTACGTGCCGCTCGCACACACAGAAGGTGGCTTATCCGCATCTGTACAGCGTGGCGTGAGTGCCCTCGCGGTATCCGGTGGGGTGCGTACTCATGTGGTGGCCGACCGTATGACGCGAGACTCCTGTTTTGTATTTCGCACCACGGAAGAAGCGCTGAAACTGGCGCGTTGGGCTGCCGAGCAGGCACCGGCAATGTCAGACTGGCTGCAAGATCCGACGAATGCGTTGCGCCATCCCGAGGCGGCAACCGAGCAGCGCGCTTCATCAGCCCTCATCAGCTCCCATGCCATACTGCGAGAAATCGAGACGCATGTCGTTGGACCAATGTGTCATCTGCTGTATCGGTTCACGACTGGAGACGCGTGCGGGCCGAACATGATGACGCGCAACGCCTACGCGTTGAATCATGCGTTCGTTCTGTCGCGCTTTCCGCAAGAGACTGGTGTGATGCCGCTTCATGTGTTTCTCGAAACCAACATGGGTGGGGATAAAAAACCGAGCTACGCCTTCTTCCAATTCCCCGGTCACGGCAAGGTCGTTGTCGCGGAAGCCACGCTCTCGGGCGATGTGCTGCGTCGTGTTTTGCATGTGACCGCAGATGAAGTGGTCGCCCTCGAACACGCCGGATTACACGGTTCTCATGCGAGTGGTATGCAGTCGTTCGCGTTTACGCCGGCTTCCGCCGTGGCGGCGATTTTCGCGGCGACCGGGCAAGACCTCGGTATGGTAGGCACTAGCAGCATGGCGCAACTCACGGCTACGCGCGTCGGCGATGGCATTCATTTGTCGATCCGCTTTTCCGGGCTGGAAGTCGGAACAGTGGGCGGTGGTACGGGCCTGCCGCACGCACAAGCGTATTTGCAACTGATGAATTGCCTCGGCCCAGGAAAGGTCTACCGGTTCGCGCAGATCATCGCGGCGACCGCGCTGTGTTTAGAACTTTCAGCCTCCGCCAGCATGGCAGCAACGGGAAGCCGAAACTTCGTTCAGGCGCATGCGGAGCGAGGGGGGATTCGCTAA
- a CDS encoding diacylglycerol kinase family lipid kinase, whose amino-acid sequence MKLSAISYQLLARKHELAAANYTVSPFSPFFSCPGSAWACKVKPLSPFHVQAEPGREAEKTDDGDEKLIPNPQSPIPIRLIVNPTSGKGRGARVAEQASHWLRGHGLENEVRFSRSPADPTELACAAVRDGCRLVVGVGGDGLISQVANELVGTDVTFGLIPAGVGNDFARGLHLPLDVEGACRVLLHGEVRKIDVGQVNDRYFFSVAVLGFGAEVNRRANRFRRFRINALYTLVTVATIFSYDPLPFSVTYDGRERRCLSWMIAVGNTWSSARGMALVPAARPDDGVLDACIINGMGKWELLYTFPRVFKGRHIYSTGIDTIRGKEMTIAADGPCEIYADGERIGSLPVTFKAVPEALRVMVPKQ is encoded by the coding sequence ATGAAGCTATCAGCTATTAGCTATCAGCTGTTAGCCAGAAAGCACGAATTGGCGGCGGCAAATTATACCGTTTCCCCGTTTTCCCCTTTCTTCTCATGCCCAGGCTCGGCCTGGGCATGCAAGGTTAAGCCTCTCTCCCCTTTTCACGTCCAGGCGGAGCCTGGGCGCGAGGCCGAAAAGACTGATGACGGTGACGAAAAACTAATCCCCAATCCCCAATCTCCAATCCCTATTCGCCTGATCGTCAATCCCACTTCAGGAAAAGGTCGCGGCGCGCGAGTGGCCGAACAGGCGAGCCATTGGTTACGTGGCCACGGACTGGAAAATGAGGTGAGGTTCAGCCGCTCGCCGGCTGACCCGACGGAACTGGCGTGTGCCGCCGTGCGGGACGGCTGCCGGCTCGTTGTCGGTGTAGGCGGCGATGGACTCATTAGCCAAGTGGCGAACGAGTTGGTCGGAACCGATGTGACCTTCGGCCTGATTCCCGCCGGAGTTGGCAACGATTTCGCGCGCGGACTCCATCTGCCGCTCGATGTGGAAGGCGCGTGCCGTGTTTTACTTCACGGGGAGGTGCGGAAGATTGACGTTGGCCAAGTCAATGATCGTTATTTTTTTTCTGTCGCTGTCTTAGGATTCGGAGCCGAGGTGAATCGCCGCGCCAACCGGTTTCGCCGCTTTCGTATCAATGCTTTGTACACGCTGGTGACTGTAGCGACGATATTTTCCTACGATCCGCTTCCTTTCTCCGTGACGTACGATGGCCGAGAACGACGCTGTTTAAGCTGGATGATCGCGGTGGGCAACACTTGGAGCAGCGCGCGCGGTATGGCGCTAGTGCCCGCTGCTCGCCCGGACGACGGGGTGCTCGATGCTTGCATCATTAACGGCATGGGCAAGTGGGAATTGCTGTACACCTTTCCACGGGTGTTCAAAGGGCGTCATATTTATTCCACTGGCATCGACACCATTCGCGGCAAGGAAATGACAATTGCCGCCGATGGGCCGTGCGAAATCTACGCCGATGGTGAGCGCATCGGCTCCCTTCCTGTGACGTTCAAAGCCGTGCCCGAAGCGTTGCGGGTGATGGTGCCGAAGCAGTAG